From the genome of Methanobrevibacter smithii ATCC 35061, one region includes:
- the mmp11 gene encoding methanogenesis marker protein 11: MEILKPDQLKEKFNDPWIAPYQKVLTMVDGDKVEIVEFHPCISGSHWLLYQYKNNSDLIDSAYRDGNKHVYSCHIGCAPLDLKASFNAAGIDEIIVDGDEVKVTHAGLAGAGVGAGMCRGMGEGVKYIELLEEGGGSKVGRARVVTPKLEKVVIGVDDTDIKDAGATWTMAHNLGVELKNEGFEYLDHIIVQLYPHNPHKTQNCVSIALTFAVPEDKKEELIKRTVEILKRDTLSDKTAIAVLEGLEIPEKLRQYSIATKSGMMDIETAEATAKELGIDLIAVTGDQGKVGALAALGLYNDVEEAVKVYDKS, encoded by the coding sequence ATGGAAATTCTAAAACCTGATCAGTTAAAAGAAAAATTTAATGACCCCTGGATTGCACCCTACCAAAAAGTATTGACAATGGTAGATGGAGATAAAGTCGAAATCGTTGAATTCCACCCTTGTATTTCAGGATCACACTGGTTACTTTACCAATACAAAAACAACAGTGATTTAATTGATTCTGCATACAGAGATGGAAACAAACATGTTTATTCATGCCATATAGGTTGTGCTCCACTTGATTTAAAAGCTAGTTTTAATGCAGCAGGAATTGATGAGATTATTGTTGATGGAGATGAAGTCAAAGTAACTCATGCAGGCCTTGCTGGAGCTGGTGTAGGTGCTGGAATGTGTAGAGGAATGGGCGAAGGTGTTAAATACATTGAACTTCTTGAAGAAGGGGGAGGTTCTAAAGTAGGAAGAGCCAGAGTAGTTACCCCTAAACTTGAAAAAGTAGTTATTGGTGTCGATGACACTGATATTAAAGATGCTGGTGCTACCTGGACAATGGCTCATAATTTAGGTGTTGAACTTAAAAATGAAGGATTTGAATATTTGGATCACATTATTGTTCAGTTATATCCCCATAACCCACACAAAACACAAAATTGCGTTTCAATTGCATTAACTTTTGCAGTGCCTGAAGATAAAAAAGAAGAATTAATCAAAAGAACTGTAGAAATTCTTAAAAGAGATACATTATCTGATAAAACCGCAATTGCAGTTTTAGAAGGATTAGAAATTCCTGAAAAATTAAGACAGTATTCAATAGCTACCAAGTCTGGAATGATGGATATTGAAACTGCTGAAGCTACAGCTAAAGAATTAGGTATTGATTTAATAGCTGTTACAGGAGACCAAGGAAAAGTTGGTGCTCTTGCAGCTCTTGGACTTTATAATGATGTTGAAGAAGCTGTAAAAGTTTATGACAAATCATAA
- the ribH gene encoding 6,7-dimethyl-8-ribityllumazine synthase: MAKYNIGAVVAEFNYDITQMMLGLAKEEAKSRDCEITQVVTVPGVFDMALAIKKLLEKDEIDAVITLGAVIEGATDHDQIVAQHASRKIADLSLEYEKPVALGISGPGMTRLDAHKRVDYGKRAVEAAIKMCDRLNEI; this comes from the coding sequence ATGGCAAAATATAATATAGGCGCAGTAGTCGCTGAATTTAATTATGACATAACTCAGATGATGTTAGGTTTAGCTAAAGAAGAAGCTAAATCCAGAGACTGTGAAATTACACAGGTAGTAACCGTTCCTGGAGTATTTGATATGGCATTAGCTATTAAAAAATTACTTGAAAAAGATGAAATTGATGCAGTAATCACTCTTGGAGCAGTAATTGAAGGAGCTACAGACCACGACCAAATTGTAGCACAGCATGCATCCCGTAAAATAGCTGACTTATCCTTAGAATACGAAAAACCAGTAGCTTTAGGAATCAGCGGACCAGGTATGACAAGATTAGATGCACACAAACGTGTAGATTACGGTAAAAGAGCTGTTGAAGCAGCTATTAAAATGTGCGATAGATTAAACGAAATTTAG
- a CDS encoding glycosyltransferase — translation MSWLVVLLVFLLAAFKTEKPKKYMKVSVIIPAFNEEETVANVINVVKKVKYVDEVIVVNDGSTDNTESEAKSAGAIVINHEVNKGKGEALTTGYRKSESDIIAFIDADIHNLTSKKVDAMIRPILEGRTDITKTKFARESGRVTELTAKPLLNFFFPEISFEQPLSGQFAAKRSALKKINFEKDYGVDVGIVIDADVLGISVEEVDIGEIEHDMSPLSDLNLMANEVVRTIIDRANKYGRVVMIDEIGYFIRMSIVGLSLIILGLFAIFFVKPVPLEVGVIVSIVGVIIAICYIIKVIVKSVVIYRKAPTGNLVKSFIKVHFPLIISVIILILMISTFIGAATFEEGTISIEPSSRNLIIFADDSNNTISVRGPYTVDSAIENETDVIRMPADSLQTLGMNYGDSLIVNGVPYLINDTRSGEVDILRLPIDAKNALNLEDGDVLQDSRLGQIFEGTVVHHIFNKGNASLVESYIISSKGGNTYSYGIYLDNESIANSTAIFEDNNTYSVGLNQEEIGTIEYQNASFTNNTQSFYYDGHVIEIRFENSTANSIKHITNINQGFFINLNL, via the coding sequence TTGTCTTGGCTTGTTGTGCTTCTTGTATTTTTATTGGCTGCATTTAAAACAGAAAAACCTAAGAAATATATGAAGGTTTCTGTTATTATTCCTGCATTTAATGAAGAAGAAACAGTAGCCAATGTGATTAATGTTGTTAAAAAGGTCAAATATGTTGATGAAGTTATTGTAGTCAATGACGGATCAACAGATAACACCGAATCAGAAGCTAAAAGTGCCGGGGCAATTGTAATCAACCATGAAGTAAATAAGGGTAAGGGTGAAGCTCTTACTACAGGTTATAGAAAATCTGAAAGTGATATTATTGCATTTATTGATGCAGATATTCATAATTTAACTTCTAAAAAAGTAGATGCTATGATTAGGCCTATTTTAGAAGGAAGAACGGATATTACCAAAACCAAATTCGCAAGAGAAAGCGGTAGAGTAACAGAGTTAACTGCCAAACCTCTTTTAAACTTTTTTTTCCCGGAAATTTCATTTGAACAGCCTTTAAGCGGACAGTTTGCTGCAAAAAGGTCAGCTTTAAAGAAAATAAATTTTGAAAAGGATTATGGTGTTGATGTTGGTATTGTTATTGATGCTGATGTTTTAGGCATTTCTGTAGAGGAAGTGGATATTGGAGAAATTGAACATGACATGTCTCCATTGTCTGATTTAAATTTAATGGCTAATGAAGTTGTAAGAACAATCATTGACCGTGCTAACAAATATGGCCGTGTTGTAATGATTGATGAAATCGGTTACTTTATTAGAATGTCTATTGTAGGTTTGTCCTTAATTATTTTAGGATTATTTGCAATATTTTTTGTAAAACCAGTTCCTTTAGAGGTAGGAGTTATTGTTTCTATTGTAGGAGTTATAATAGCTATTTGTTATATTATTAAAGTAATTGTAAAATCTGTTGTAATATATAGAAAAGCTCCAACAGGCAATTTAGTTAAATCATTTATTAAGGTTCATTTTCCGCTGATTATTTCAGTTATTATTTTGATTTTGATGATTTCAACATTTATAGGGGCAGCCACTTTTGAAGAGGGCACTATTTCTATTGAACCTAGTTCCAGAAATTTAATTATTTTTGCAGATGATAGCAATAATACAATTTCTGTAAGGGGACCATACACTGTAGACTCTGCAATTGAAAATGAAACAGATGTAATCCGTATGCCAGCAGATAGCTTACAAACATTAGGTATGAATTATGGTGATAGTCTTATTGTAAATGGTGTACCTTACTTGATAAATGATACTCGTAGCGGCGAGGTAGATATATTAAGACTCCCTATTGATGCTAAAAATGCACTTAATCTGGAAGATGGTGATGTCCTGCAGGACAGCCGTTTAGGTCAGATCTTTGAAGGAACAGTAGTTCACCATATTTTCAACAAAGGAAATGCCAGTTTGGTTGAATCATATATTATATCTTCAAAAGGTGGAAATACATATTCTTACGGCATATATTTGGATAATGAATCAATAGCTAATTCAACAGCCATATTTGAAGATAATAATACCTATAGTGTAGGTTTAAATCAGGAAGAAATAGGAACAATTGAATATCAGAATGCTTCATTTACAAATAATACTCAAAGTTTTTATTATGACGGTCATGTAATTGAAATTAGATTTGAAAATAGCACTGCTAATTCAATAAAACATATAACTAACATCAATCAGGGATTTTTCATTAATTTAAATTTATAA
- a CDS encoding nitroreductase family protein, producing MADFEEVVNTRRSIREYDSKEVEDEKIEKILKAAMQAPGSRLKAEPWEFIVIKNRKTLKEIGEIKPRVRDAPVAIVLVANIERAFYKTMWQQDMSAAAENMLLEACNLGLGGLWNGVTPEEERMDKIAKLVGIDDENLKVFCLITLGYPKEGLKNEFMDKFDESRIHYEKY from the coding sequence ATGGCAGATTTTGAAGAAGTTGTAAATACAAGACGAAGTATTCGTGAATATGACTCAAAAGAAGTTGAGGATGAAAAAATAGAAAAAATTCTTAAAGCAGCTATGCAGGCTCCAGGAAGCAGACTTAAGGCCGAACCATGGGAATTTATTGTAATTAAAAACAGAAAAACCCTTAAAGAAATAGGTGAAATAAAACCTAGAGTCAGGGATGCTCCAGTAGCTATTGTACTTGTAGCCAATATTGAAAGGGCATTTTATAAAACAATGTGGCAGCAGGATATGAGTGCAGCAGCTGAGAATATGCTGCTTGAAGCTTGTAATTTAGGTTTAGGTGGGCTTTGGAATGGAGTGACTCCAGAAGAAGAACGTATGGATAAAATAGCTAAATTAGTAGGCATTGATGATGAAAATCTAAAGGTATTCTGTTTAATTACATTAGGTTATCCAAAAGAAGGTTTAAAAAACGAATTCATGGACAAATTTGATGAGTCAAGAATCCACTATGAAAAATACTAA
- a CDS encoding 3-isopropylmalate dehydratase small subunit, protein MKGTVWKFGDDIDTDIILPGRYLIYTDEERLSQHCMEGLDDKFNEKCKKGDFIVAGKNFGCGSSREHAPIALKGVGVAAVIAESFARIFYRNATNVGVPLLEAPGISKLVENGEEIEVDMDKGTITSENGETITFKKLPPFMLEILEKGGLIEYLKQKRQ, encoded by the coding sequence ATGAAAGGAACTGTTTGGAAATTCGGAGACGATATTGATACTGACATTATCCTTCCAGGAAGATATTTAATTTATACAGATGAAGAAAGATTATCCCAACACTGTATGGAAGGATTAGATGATAAATTTAATGAAAAATGCAAAAAAGGTGACTTTATTGTAGCTGGCAAAAACTTTGGATGCGGATCTTCCAGAGAACATGCCCCAATAGCTTTAAAAGGTGTTGGAGTAGCTGCAGTAATAGCTGAATCATTTGCAAGAATCTTTTACAGAAATGCTACAAATGTTGGAGTTCCACTTCTTGAAGCTCCAGGTATAAGTAAACTTGTAGAAAATGGAGAAGAAATAGAAGTAGACATGGATAAAGGAACTATAACATCCGAAAATGGAGAAACAATTACATTTAAAAAATTACCTCCATTTATGTTAGAAATATTAGAAAAAGGTGGTTTAATTGAGTACCTCAAACAAAAAAGACAATAA
- a CDS encoding radical SAM/SPASM domain-containing protein produces the protein MFSNNIKKLINKLKKPSTNKKVSKVENTEETDYNLKTKQKDEEIFQNIYNLIDNFMKTTPNPLFNNIEIETVNRCNGTCSFCPVNKNQDPREYKKMPKELFEKIIKELKEINYDGAIALHSNNEPLLDKEIYNYAEYARKELPNSYIYLYTNGTLLTIDKFLDLTENLDLIVIDNYNDNIQLIEPVKEIFDYCIQHPELKKKVLIDLRLQNQILTSRGGQSDNRNEILTLKSSCLLPFNKIVVQPDGKVPLCCCDPFGKVILGDLNTAKLVDIWNGKKAKEIREILYKKENSRKNLELCKQCDVLVEKLDGIPYTNTDITNQWENLYSIFNIQ, from the coding sequence ATGTTTTCAAACAATATTAAAAAATTAATAAATAAATTAAAAAAACCATCAACAAATAAAAAAGTTTCAAAAGTTGAAAATACTGAAGAAACAGATTATAATTTAAAAACCAAACAAAAAGATGAAGAAATATTTCAGAACATCTATAATTTAATTGATAATTTTATGAAAACAACTCCTAATCCATTATTTAACAATATAGAAATTGAAACTGTTAACAGATGTAACGGAACATGCTCTTTTTGTCCTGTTAACAAGAATCAAGACCCTAGAGAATATAAAAAAATGCCTAAAGAACTGTTTGAAAAAATAATCAAAGAGCTAAAAGAAATTAATTATGATGGAGCTATTGCACTCCATTCCAATAATGAACCATTGCTTGATAAAGAAATCTATAATTATGCCGAATATGCTAGAAAAGAGCTTCCAAATAGCTATATTTACCTATATACAAATGGTACATTATTAACAATAGACAAATTTCTTGATTTAACCGAAAATTTGGATTTAATAGTTATTGATAACTATAATGATAACATACAACTTATTGAACCAGTAAAAGAAATTTTTGACTATTGTATCCAACATCCCGAACTTAAAAAGAAAGTTTTAATTGATTTAAGACTTCAAAATCAAATTTTAACAAGCAGAGGCGGGCAGTCAGACAACAGAAATGAAATTTTAACCTTAAAATCATCCTGTTTATTACCATTTAACAAAATAGTTGTTCAACCAGATGGTAAAGTCCCATTATGCTGTTGTGATCCTTTTGGAAAAGTTATTTTAGGAGATTTAAACACTGCAAAACTTGTAGATATTTGGAATGGTAAAAAAGCTAAAGAAATACGTGAAATTCTCTATAAAAAAGAAAATAGCAGAAAAAACTTAGAATTATGCAAGCAATGTGATGTTTTAGTTGAAAAATTAGACGGAATACCTTATACTAATACAGATATAACAAATCAATGGGAAAACTTATACTCTATTTTTAATATTCAATAA
- the hacA gene encoding homoaconitase large subunit: MPKTMSEKILAKAAGKDEVEAGDIVIANIDVAMTHDLTGPLSVQSFEKIGATKVWDPSKIVIPFDHQVPADSIDSANNHIIMRKFVKEQKIENFYDVNAGVCHQILPELGHVVPGEVIVGADSHTCTHGALGAFSTGIGSTDMAMVFAEGNLWFKVPETNRFEITGELKDNVYAKDVILNIIGQVGVDGSTYKACEFAGETVSNMSISDRMVLTNMAIEMGGKTGLVEPDKKTIDYVESRSNKAYKVFKTDLDAPSLNIIDIDVSELEPQVACPHHVDNVKAVSEVDQEIDQVFLGSCTNGRISDLRDAAKILKGKKVAKGTRMLVIPASKEVYSKALDEGLLKIFVDAGALVSAPCCGPCLGGHTGIIGPGEVSLSTSNRNFKGRQGSPDGKVYLSSAAVAAASAIEGRIVAPE; encoded by the coding sequence ATGCCAAAAACAATGTCTGAAAAAATATTAGCTAAAGCAGCTGGTAAAGACGAAGTTGAGGCTGGAGATATTGTTATCGCCAATATTGATGTTGCAATGACTCATGATTTAACCGGACCTCTTTCAGTACAATCTTTTGAGAAAATTGGTGCTACTAAAGTCTGGGACCCGTCAAAAATTGTAATACCATTCGATCATCAAGTTCCAGCTGATTCTATCGACTCAGCTAACAATCATATTATAATGAGAAAATTTGTTAAAGAACAGAAAATTGAAAACTTTTATGATGTTAATGCAGGAGTCTGCCATCAGATTCTTCCAGAATTAGGACATGTTGTTCCTGGAGAAGTTATTGTTGGTGCAGATTCACATACCTGTACTCATGGAGCTTTAGGTGCGTTTTCAACAGGAATTGGTTCTACAGATATGGCTATGGTATTTGCAGAAGGTAATTTATGGTTTAAAGTACCTGAAACCAACAGATTTGAAATCACCGGTGAATTAAAAGATAATGTTTATGCTAAAGATGTTATTTTAAATATTATCGGCCAGGTAGGCGTTGACGGTTCAACATATAAAGCCTGTGAATTTGCAGGAGAAACTGTTTCAAATATGAGCATTTCTGACAGAATGGTTTTAACAAATATGGCTATTGAAATGGGTGGAAAAACTGGTTTAGTAGAACCTGATAAAAAAACTATTGATTATGTAGAAAGCCGTTCCAACAAAGCATATAAAGTATTTAAAACTGACTTAGATGCTCCGTCACTTAATATTATTGATATTGACGTAAGTGAGTTGGAACCGCAAGTAGCCTGTCCTCACCATGTAGACAATGTTAAAGCAGTAAGTGAAGTGGATCAGGAAATTGACCAAGTATTCCTCGGATCCTGTACCAATGGTAGGATTAGTGACTTAAGAGATGCTGCTAAAATATTAAAAGGTAAAAAAGTAGCTAAAGGAACCAGAATGTTAGTTATTCCAGCTTCCAAAGAAGTATACTCTAAAGCACTTGATGAAGGATTACTTAAAATATTTGTTGATGCAGGAGCTTTAGTATCTGCTCCATGCTGCGGTCCATGTCTTGGAGGACATACCGGAATCATAGGACCTGGAGAAGTAAGCCTTTCCACATCTAACAGAAACTTTAAAGGCAGACAAGGAAGTCCAGATGGAAAAGTTTACCTGTCTTCTGCTGCAGTAGCTGCTGCTTCAGCTATTGAAGGAAGAATTGTTGCACCGGAGTGA
- a CDS encoding isocitrate/isopropylmalate family dehydrogenase, with amino-acid sequence MSTSNKKDNKYQIAVIPGDGIGKEVMEATISVLDELDVDFDYIYGIAGDECNEEHGTPLPQETIDIVRDSDACLFGAAGETAADVIVKIRQEMKMFANLRPVKSYPNTKSLFENVDFMIVRENTEGLYIADQEEETEDGAIAKRVITREAEERIIDYAFQYAKDNNRTKVTAVHKANVLKKTDGLFKKIFYEVGEKYPDIDTEDFYVDATAMYLVTQPQEFQVVVTTNLFGDILSDEGAGLVGGLGLIPSANIGADGALFEPVHGSAPDIAGQQKANPIAMMLSAIMMLRYLGENDAADKFDAAILKVLSEGKTLTGDLGGSATTMEVAQAVKNAL; translated from the coding sequence TTGAGTACCTCAAACAAAAAAGACAATAAATATCAGATAGCTGTTATTCCAGGTGATGGAATAGGTAAAGAAGTTATGGAAGCAACAATCTCTGTTTTAGACGAATTAGATGTTGATTTTGATTATATTTATGGTATAGCAGGTGACGAATGCAATGAAGAACATGGAACACCTCTTCCTCAGGAAACTATCGATATTGTAAGGGATTCTGATGCATGTTTATTTGGAGCTGCCGGAGAAACTGCAGCAGATGTTATTGTAAAAATCCGTCAGGAAATGAAAATGTTTGCTAATTTAAGACCTGTCAAATCTTATCCTAACACCAAATCATTATTTGAAAATGTTGACTTTATGATTGTAAGGGAAAATACAGAAGGATTATACATTGCAGACCAGGAAGAAGAAACCGAAGATGGTGCAATAGCTAAACGTGTTATTACAAGAGAAGCTGAAGAACGTATTATTGATTATGCTTTTCAATATGCAAAGGACAACAACAGAACTAAAGTTACTGCAGTTCACAAAGCTAATGTTCTTAAAAAAACCGACGGATTATTTAAAAAAATATTCTACGAAGTCGGCGAAAAATATCCGGATATTGATACTGAAGACTTTTACGTTGATGCAACAGCAATGTATCTTGTAACACAGCCTCAGGAATTCCAGGTTGTTGTAACTACCAATTTATTTGGAGATATTTTATCTGATGAAGGTGCAGGACTTGTTGGCGGACTTGGTTTAATTCCATCAGCAAATATTGGAGCAGATGGTGCTTTATTTGAACCTGTTCATGGTTCAGCACCGGATATTGCAGGTCAGCAAAAAGCAAATCCAATAGCTATGATGCTCTCAGCAATTATGATGCTTAGATACCTTGGTGAAAATGATGCTGCTGACAAATTTGATGCTGCTATTTTAAAAGTATTAAGTGAAGGTAAAACCTTAACTGGTGATTTAGGCGGCAGTGCAACTACCATGGAAGTAGCACAAGCTGTTAAAAATGCATTATAA
- a CDS encoding glycosyltransferase family 2 protein has product MIKESNLEKGISAIIPTYKGEAFISKLLDSLINQTINPNLFEAVFIVNGELDSTPDIIKKYQEENPQINIILTYSDPGVSNARNHGIELINKEYTIFIDDDDYISYNYFEKMYEYAKKDRIVIGTFYDVDQNSGEVRDSYLTPKLEKSGLFKNPYDNLREMLTITTDKLVPTDIVKKYSFNPDLKNGVDIAYYIQLYVDYDFEFYIIDKNQGANYYRLLRDNSISRMPLSYDFNVTDRLKVINEINKNLKRAKKIEVTSFLKTLTGGQVFKINQYLEKHPEDYKKVLEDINSYNFDFFPFKYLNEDISKLDNPKRELIISYAFSPTNTATSNTVAKRILTEKKNVDVICGSLDELDKDFTLENIVNQFLINKIVIESNFSTGWENIKNFVKKSMAALDNAEVYDKIYSRANFVHSHFLAIEYKLAHPETYWRAEFSDPLIYAFGKDKLSVAIEDEDYIGRINEKLNLNLSVNDDINCICEYLTFLLCDEIIFTNKNQKEVMISTNPYDVKDIVNKKAKISSHPTLDMKYYYAFKSSYNIDNNYLNLAYFGDIYSNRHFEDFINAFDSLNENIRNKIRLHIFTSSITLFQQVLSSKIYEKTILNPSVDFLEFLNLTTKFDVLLVEDSQKGNFKINPYLPSKISDYKGSGSSIWGVCESESVMDNLDIDYKSKLNNIDSGKTAIENIVKDKLNIENNVLNNDINPEEYYHQRLIQLTQKISELIDVCQEEFRKDSEYENKISELENINSQILNSNSWKATEKLRKIKRKFK; this is encoded by the coding sequence ATGATTAAAGAATCTAATTTAGAAAAAGGCATAAGTGCCATTATCCCAACATACAAGGGAGAAGCGTTTATTTCTAAATTATTGGATTCTTTAATTAACCAAACCATTAATCCAAATCTTTTTGAAGCTGTTTTTATTGTTAACGGAGAATTAGATTCAACACCAGACATTATTAAAAAATACCAGGAGGAAAATCCTCAAATCAATATTATTTTAACTTATAGTGACCCCGGAGTATCTAATGCTCGAAATCATGGAATTGAACTTATAAATAAAGAGTACACTATTTTTATTGATGATGATGACTACATCAGCTATAATTACTTTGAAAAAATGTATGAATATGCTAAAAAAGACCGTATAGTTATTGGAACTTTTTATGATGTTGATCAAAATAGCGGTGAAGTCAGAGACTCTTATTTAACTCCCAAATTAGAAAAATCAGGATTATTCAAAAATCCTTATGATAATTTAAGAGAAATGCTTACAATTACAACAGACAAATTAGTTCCAACTGATATTGTAAAAAAATACTCTTTTAATCCTGATTTAAAAAATGGTGTTGATATCGCCTATTATATTCAACTTTATGTAGATTATGACTTTGAATTTTACATAATTGATAAAAACCAAGGTGCCAATTATTATCGTCTGCTAAGAGATAATTCTATTTCAAGAATGCCTTTATCTTATGATTTTAATGTTACAGACCGTTTAAAAGTAATTAATGAAATTAATAAGAATTTAAAAAGAGCTAAAAAAATAGAAGTCACCAGTTTTTTAAAAACATTAACTGGAGGACAAGTTTTTAAAATAAATCAATACTTGGAAAAACATCCTGAGGATTATAAAAAAGTATTGGAAGATATAAATAGTTATAACTTTGATTTTTTCCCATTTAAATATTTAAATGAAGATATCTCCAAATTAGATAATCCTAAAAGAGAATTAATAATATCTTATGCTTTTAGCCCAACAAACACTGCAACAAGCAATACAGTAGCTAAAAGAATTTTAACTGAGAAAAAAAATGTAGATGTTATTTGTGGAAGTCTGGATGAATTGGATAAAGATTTTACACTTGAAAATATTGTTAATCAATTTTTAATAAATAAAATAGTAATTGAAAGCAATTTTTCCACTGGCTGGGAAAATATTAAAAACTTTGTAAAAAAATCAATGGCTGCTTTAGACAATGCAGAAGTCTATGATAAAATTTACAGTAGAGCCAATTTTGTCCATTCACATTTTTTAGCGATTGAATATAAATTAGCCCATCCTGAAACCTATTGGCGTGCAGAATTTTCAGATCCATTAATTTACGCCTTCGGAAAAGACAAATTAAGTGTAGCTATTGAAGATGAAGACTACATTGGAAGAATTAATGAAAAATTAAATCTGAATTTATCAGTTAATGATGATATAAACTGCATTTGTGAGTATTTAACCTTTTTATTGTGTGATGAGATAATCTTTACCAATAAAAATCAGAAAGAGGTTATGATTAGCACCAATCCCTATGATGTTAAAGATATTGTTAATAAAAAAGCTAAAATTAGCTCCCATCCCACATTAGATATGAAATATTACTATGCTTTTAAAAGTAGCTATAATATAGACAATAACTATTTAAATTTAGCATATTTCGGGGATATATACAGCAATAGACATTTTGAAGACTTTATAAATGCATTTGATAGTTTAAATGAAAATATAAGAAATAAAATTCGTTTACACATATTTACATCATCTATAACTCTATTTCAACAGGTATTAAGTTCAAAAATATATGAAAAAACTATTTTAAACCCTTCAGTTGATTTTTTAGAATTTTTAAACCTTACAACAAAATTTGATGTTTTGCTTGTTGAAGACAGCCAAAAAGGCAATTTTAAAATTAATCCCTATCTGCCTTCAAAAATCTCCGACTATAAAGGCAGTGGAAGTTCAATTTGGGGAGTTTGTGAATCTGAAAGTGTAATGGACAACTTAGATATTGATTACAAATCCAAATTAAATAATATTGATTCTGGAAAAACAGCCATTGAAAATATTGTAAAAGACAAACTAAATATTGAAAATAATGTTTTGAATAATGACATTAATCCAGAAGAGTACTATCATCAAAGACTAATACAATTAACCCAAAAAATATCCGAATTAATTGATGTATGCCAAGAAGAGTTTAGAAAAGACAGTGAATATGAAAATAAAATCAGTGAATTAGAAAATATTAATTCCCAAATATTAAATTCAAATAGTTGGAAGGCTACTGAAAAGTTAAGAAAAATTAAAAGAAAATTTAAATAA